Proteins from a genomic interval of Pseudomonas asplenii:
- a CDS encoding LysR substrate-binding domain-containing protein yields the protein MNLESKWLEDFSALAATRSFSQAAERRFVTQPAFSRRIRSLEAALGLTLVNRSRTPIELTAAGQLFLVTARTVVEQLGEVVRHLHHLESGQGEVMQVAAAHSLALGFFPRWIAQLRNEGLNIATRLVATNVGDAVHALREGGCDLMLAFYDPDAALQMDAEIFPSLHLGHTEMLPVCATGPDGKPLFDLEGEGSVPLLAYSAGAFLGRSVNLLLRQRNLRFTTVYETAMADSLKSMALEGLGIAWVPQLSVRAELARGELVVCGGAQWHVPLEIRLYRCALVRKANVRLLWRKLEGGTAQASVAGTALSGLT from the coding sequence ATGAATCTCGAAAGCAAATGGTTGGAAGATTTCAGTGCCTTGGCGGCCACCCGCAGCTTTTCCCAGGCTGCCGAGCGCCGCTTCGTCACGCAGCCGGCCTTCAGCCGGCGTATCCGCAGCCTGGAGGCGGCACTGGGGCTGACCCTGGTGAACCGCTCGCGCACACCGATCGAATTGACGGCGGCGGGGCAGTTGTTTCTGGTGACCGCACGCACGGTCGTCGAGCAGTTGGGTGAAGTGGTTCGTCACCTTCATCATCTGGAAAGTGGCCAGGGCGAGGTCATGCAGGTGGCCGCCGCGCACTCGCTGGCGCTGGGCTTCTTTCCGCGCTGGATCGCCCAACTGCGCAACGAGGGCCTGAACATCGCCACGCGGCTGGTGGCGACCAACGTCGGCGACGCGGTGCACGCCCTGCGCGAAGGCGGTTGTGACCTGATGCTGGCTTTCTATGACCCGGATGCGGCGTTGCAGATGGATGCGGAGATTTTCCCGTCGCTGCACCTGGGCCACACCGAGATGTTGCCGGTGTGCGCGACGGGGCCGGATGGCAAGCCGCTGTTCGACCTCGAAGGCGAGGGCAGCGTGCCGCTGCTGGCCTACAGTGCCGGGGCTTTTCTCGGCCGTTCGGTGAACCTGTTGCTGCGCCAGCGCAATCTGCGTTTCACCACCGTGTACGAGACGGCGATGGCCGACAGTCTCAAGAGCATGGCGCTGGAGGGGCTGGGGATTGCCTGGGTACCGCAGTTGAGCGTGCGCGCCGAGTTGGCGCGGGGCGAGTTGGTGGTGTGTGGCGGTGCGCAATGGCATGTGCCGCTGGAGATTCGCCTGTATCGCTGTGCACTGGTGCGCAAGGCCAACGTGCGGCTGTTGTGGCGTAAGCTGGAGGGCGGTACGGCGCAGGCTTCGGTGGCGGGGACTGCCCTGTCCGGATTGACCTGA
- the purE gene encoding 5-(carboxyamino)imidazole ribonucleotide mutase — translation MSALVGVIMGSKSDWSTLSHTADMLEKLGIPYEVKVVSAHRTPDLLFQYAEEAEGRGIEVIIAGAGGAAHLPGMCAAKTHLPVLGVPVQSSMLSGVDSLLSIVQMPAGIPVATLAIGKAGAINAALLSASILGAKHPQYHAVLKKFRTEQTDSVLDNPDPRVA, via the coding sequence ATGAGCGCACTGGTTGGCGTGATCATGGGCTCCAAGTCCGATTGGTCCACCCTTAGCCACACCGCCGATATGCTGGAAAAGCTCGGTATCCCCTACGAGGTGAAAGTGGTATCGGCCCACCGCACCCCGGACCTGCTGTTCCAGTACGCCGAAGAGGCCGAAGGTCGTGGTATCGAGGTGATCATCGCCGGTGCCGGTGGCGCGGCCCACCTGCCGGGCATGTGTGCGGCCAAGACCCACCTGCCGGTGCTGGGCGTGCCGGTGCAGTCGTCGATGCTCTCGGGTGTGGATTCGCTGTTGTCGATCGTGCAGATGCCCGCCGGTATTCCGGTCGCCACCCTGGCCATCGGCAAGGCCGGCGCGATCAACGCCGCGCTGCTGTCGGCGAGCATCCTCGGCGCCAAGCACCCGCAGTACCATGCCGTACTGAAAAAATTCCGTACTGAACAGACAGACAGCGTCCTGGACAATCCGGACCCACGCGTCGCCTGA
- a CDS encoding 5-(carboxyamino)imidazole ribonucleotide synthase, with translation MKIGVIGGGQLGRMLALAGTPLGMDFAFLDPAPDACAAALGEHLRADYGDQDHLRQLADEVDLVTFEFESVPAETVAFLSQFVPVYPSAEALRVARDRWFEKSMFKDLGIPTPAFADIQSQADLDAAVASIGLPAVLKTRTLGYDGKGQKVLRTAADVVDTFAELGSVPCLLEGFVPFTGEVSLIAVRARDGETRFYPLVHNTHESGILKLSVASTDHPLQALAEDYSSRVLKQLDYVGVMAFEFFEVDGGLKANEIAPRVHNSGHWTTDGAECSQFENHLRAIAGLPLGSTAKIGESAMLNFIGSVPPVERVVAIADCHLHHYGKAFKAGRKVGHANLRCADRATLQQQILRVEALIAE, from the coding sequence ATGAAGATCGGTGTAATCGGTGGCGGCCAGTTGGGCCGCATGTTGGCGCTGGCGGGCACTCCGCTGGGGATGGACTTCGCTTTTCTCGACCCGGCGCCGGATGCCTGCGCAGCTGCACTGGGCGAACATCTGCGGGCCGATTACGGTGATCAGGATCACCTGCGCCAGTTGGCCGACGAAGTCGACCTGGTGACCTTCGAGTTCGAGAGCGTGCCGGCGGAAACCGTGGCTTTCCTGTCGCAGTTCGTCCCGGTCTATCCGAGTGCCGAAGCCCTGCGCGTCGCCCGTGATCGCTGGTTCGAGAAGAGCATGTTCAAGGACCTGGGGATTCCGACCCCGGCCTTCGCCGACATCCAGTCCCAGGCCGACCTCGACGCGGCGGTGGCCAGCATCGGCCTGCCAGCGGTGCTCAAGACCCGCACCCTGGGTTACGACGGCAAGGGTCAGAAGGTTCTGCGCACGGCGGCCGATGTGGTCGACACCTTCGCTGAGCTGGGCAGCGTCCCCTGCCTGTTGGAAGGTTTCGTGCCATTCACCGGCGAAGTCTCGCTGATCGCCGTGCGTGCCCGCGATGGCGAAACCCGTTTCTATCCGCTGGTGCACAACACCCACGAGAGCGGCATCCTCAAGCTGTCGGTGGCGAGCACCGACCACCCGCTGCAGGCCCTGGCCGAAGATTATTCCAGCCGGGTGCTCAAGCAGTTGGACTACGTCGGCGTGATGGCCTTCGAGTTCTTCGAGGTCGACGGTGGCCTGAAGGCCAACGAAATCGCCCCGCGCGTGCACAACTCCGGGCACTGGACCACCGATGGCGCCGAATGCAGCCAGTTCGAAAACCACCTGCGGGCGATTGCTGGCCTGCCGCTGGGCTCGACGGCCAAGATCGGTGAGAGCGCCATGCTCAACTTCATCGGCAGCGTGCCGCCGGTGGAGCGGGTCGTGGCAATCGCCGACTGCCATTTGCACCACTATGGCAAGGCGTTCAAGGCGGGACGCAAGGTCGGCCACGCCAACCTGCGTTGCGCCGATCGCGCCACACTGCAGCAGCAGATCCTGCGGGTCGAAGCGCTGATCGCCGAGTAA
- a CDS encoding GlsB/YeaQ/YmgE family stress response membrane protein yields MGIIGTIFIGLIVGLVARFLKPGDDSMGWIMTILLGIGGSIAATYGGQALGIYQAGQGAGFIGAVVGAVVLLVIYGLIKKN; encoded by the coding sequence ATGGGTATCATCGGAACCATTTTCATCGGCTTGATCGTTGGCCTCGTGGCGCGTTTTCTCAAGCCGGGTGATGACAGCATGGGCTGGATCATGACCATCCTGCTGGGTATCGGCGGTTCGATCGCCGCGACCTACGGGGGTCAGGCCCTGGGTATCTACCAGGCCGGGCAAGGTGCCGGTTTCATTGGCGCGGTGGTGGGTGCCGTGGTCCTGCTGGTGATCTACGGCCTGATCAAGAAGAACTGA
- a CDS encoding DUF3299 domain-containing protein — protein MRRLLLTLLLLGSGLAHAAELPETDWLELMPKSDQKALEQMPEISHNSPEANGTFTAKGGLKQAKGLPAVMYSTKTVAAMNGKDIRIGGYPVPLETDAKGRSTLFFLVPYPGACIHVPPPPPNQLVLVRYPKGLKLDDIYTPLWVVGTLKIEKVNNDLADAAYALDAAKVRVVKESDL, from the coding sequence ATGCGCCGTCTCCTGTTGACACTTCTCCTGCTGGGCAGCGGCCTGGCCCATGCCGCCGAGCTCCCGGAAACCGACTGGCTGGAACTGATGCCCAAGTCGGACCAGAAAGCCCTCGAGCAAATGCCGGAAATCAGCCACAACTCCCCGGAAGCCAATGGCACCTTTACCGCCAAGGGCGGGTTGAAGCAGGCCAAGGGCTTGCCGGCGGTGATGTACTCGACCAAGACCGTCGCGGCCATGAATGGCAAGGACATCCGCATCGGCGGTTATCCGGTGCCACTGGAAACCGATGCCAAGGGGCGCAGTACGCTGTTCTTCCTGGTTCCCTATCCGGGCGCCTGCATCCACGTGCCGCCGCCACCGCCGAACCAGCTGGTGCTGGTGCGTTATCCCAAGGGCCTGAAGCTGGACGACATCTATACGCCGCTGTGGGTGGTGGGCACCCTGAAGATCGAGAAGGTCAACAATGACCTGGCCGATGCGGCGTATGCGCTGGATGCGGCGAAGGTGCGGGTAGTGAAGGAATCGGATCTGTAG
- a CDS encoding D-hexose-6-phosphate mutarotase → MSTPHVETVKLDELNCWRIRHGQAELLIAQQGAQILSYQVAGEPPIIWLNDQAQFKHEQNIRAGVPVCWPWFGVFQRNPESVQAMRQSNEAATAHGFVRTREWTLLGIQAQDDGVLAEFALPLPEAGFAGWPHKVGLKLSVHLGEQLQIRLTSENLDDHRVTLSQALHTYFAVSDVRNVHVEGVDGLTYIDTADEWKHVQQNGPLRFSSETDRIYLDTPAQLNLVDPTWERRIELTTEGSRSAVIWNPWIDRASQLADMADDGWQKMLCIETANVMDDVVTLAPGASHALSVTIGSRRLA, encoded by the coding sequence ATGAGCACGCCCCACGTCGAAACCGTCAAGCTGGATGAACTCAATTGCTGGCGGATCCGCCACGGCCAGGCCGAGTTGCTGATCGCCCAGCAAGGCGCCCAGATCCTCAGCTATCAGGTGGCCGGCGAACCGCCGATCATCTGGCTCAACGATCAGGCCCAATTCAAGCACGAGCAGAATATCCGCGCCGGTGTGCCGGTCTGCTGGCCGTGGTTTGGCGTGTTCCAGCGCAACCCCGAGAGCGTCCAGGCGATGCGCCAGAGCAACGAAGCGGCGACCGCCCACGGTTTCGTCCGGACCCGGGAATGGACCCTGTTGGGCATCCAGGCACAGGACGATGGCGTGCTGGCCGAGTTCGCCCTGCCGCTGCCCGAAGCGGGCTTTGCGGGTTGGCCGCACAAGGTCGGGTTGAAGCTGTCGGTGCATCTGGGCGAGCAGTTGCAGATCCGCCTGACCAGTGAGAACCTCGATGATCACCGCGTCACGCTGAGCCAGGCGCTGCACACCTACTTCGCGGTCAGCGACGTGCGTAACGTGCACGTCGAAGGCGTCGACGGCCTGACCTATATCGATACTGCGGATGAGTGGAAACATGTCCAGCAAAACGGCCCGTTGCGCTTCAGCAGCGAAACCGACCGCATCTACCTGGATACGCCGGCGCAGCTGAACCTCGTCGACCCGACCTGGGAGCGGCGTATCGAGCTGACGACCGAAGGCTCACGTTCGGCGGTGATCTGGAACCCGTGGATCGACCGCGCCAGTCAACTGGCCGACATGGCCGACGATGGCTGGCAGAAGATGCTCTGCATCGAGACGGCGAACGTGATGGATGATGTGGTGACACTGGCACCAGGGGCCAGTCACGCACTGAGCGTGACCATCGGCAGTCGCCGCCTGGCCTGA
- a CDS encoding acyl-CoA thioesterase has protein sequence MIELEQEDPIPQGDLALQITALPRETNGFGDIYGGWLVNQMDLAGTAMSSKIAGGRVATVAIDRMAFLVPVAVGAQLSFYTQALEIGRSSIRMMVEVWSDDPLSSEWRKVTEAVFVFVAIDGSGRTRSVPRRT, from the coding sequence ATGATCGAACTCGAACAAGAAGACCCTATCCCGCAAGGCGATCTCGCCCTGCAAATCACCGCCCTACCGCGTGAAACCAACGGTTTCGGCGATATCTACGGCGGTTGGCTGGTCAACCAGATGGACCTCGCTGGCACCGCGATGTCCAGCAAGATCGCCGGTGGCCGCGTGGCTACGGTGGCCATCGACCGCATGGCGTTCCTTGTGCCTGTGGCCGTCGGGGCACAGTTGTCCTTTTATACCCAGGCGCTGGAAATCGGTCGCAGCTCGATCCGCATGATGGTCGAGGTGTGGAGTGACGACCCGCTGTCCAGCGAATGGCGCAAGGTGACCGAAGCGGTCTTCGTTTTCGTCGCCATCGACGGCAGCGGGCGTACCCGCTCCGTGCCACGGCGCACTTGA
- a CDS encoding MFS transporter: protein MSTVSPSLAQPARPLTRNDYKTLSLSALGGALEFYDFIIFVFFAAVVGKLFFPADMPEWLRLMQTFGIFAAGYLARPLGGIVMAHFGDLLGRKKMFTLSIFMMAVPTLIMGLLPTYAQIGIWAPILLLLMRVIQGAAIGGEVPGAWVFVAEHVPERQIGFACGTLTSGLTAGILLGSLVATLINSLYSPVEVSDYAWRIPFLLGGVFGLFSVYLRRWLHETPVFAELQQRKALSDGIPLGAVLRDHRGAIIISMLLTWLLSAGVVVVILMTPTVLQTVFHFAPTVSLQANSLATVCLTLGCIVSGALADRFGAGRVFVGGSLALMITFWAFYSTVGTHPEWLFPLYALSGLFVGTIGAVPYVMVKAFPAVVRFSGLSFSYNLAYAIFGGLTPMVVTLLLKESPMGPAYYVAIICSVGVLVGGYLWSKRR, encoded by the coding sequence ATGAGTACTGTGTCTCCCAGCCTTGCGCAGCCCGCGCGCCCGCTGACCCGTAATGACTACAAGACGTTGTCGCTGTCGGCCCTGGGAGGCGCGCTGGAGTTCTACGACTTCATCATCTTCGTGTTCTTCGCGGCGGTGGTCGGCAAGTTGTTCTTCCCGGCCGATATGCCGGAATGGCTGCGCCTGATGCAGACCTTCGGAATCTTCGCTGCCGGCTACCTGGCGCGGCCGCTGGGCGGCATCGTCATGGCGCACTTCGGTGACCTGCTGGGTCGCAAGAAGATGTTCACCCTGAGCATTTTCATGATGGCCGTGCCGACCCTGATCATGGGCCTGCTGCCAACCTATGCGCAGATCGGCATCTGGGCGCCGATCCTGCTGCTGTTGATGCGCGTCATCCAGGGCGCCGCCATCGGTGGTGAGGTCCCGGGCGCCTGGGTATTCGTCGCCGAGCACGTACCGGAGCGGCAGATCGGCTTTGCCTGCGGCACCCTGACTTCGGGCCTGACCGCCGGCATCCTGCTCGGCTCGCTGGTCGCGACCCTGATCAACAGTCTCTATAGCCCGGTGGAAGTGAGCGACTACGCCTGGCGTATCCCGTTCCTGCTCGGTGGCGTGTTCGGCCTGTTCTCGGTGTACCTGCGCCGCTGGCTGCACGAAACCCCGGTGTTTGCCGAACTGCAGCAGCGCAAGGCGCTGTCCGATGGCATCCCGCTGGGCGCAGTGCTGCGTGACCACCGTGGTGCGATCATCATCTCGATGCTGCTGACCTGGCTGCTTTCTGCCGGTGTGGTGGTGGTGATCCTGATGACCCCGACCGTGCTGCAGACCGTCTTCCACTTCGCCCCGACCGTGTCGCTGCAAGCCAACAGCCTGGCGACCGTCTGCCTGACCCTGGGGTGCATCGTTTCCGGCGCGCTGGCCGACCGTTTCGGCGCGGGTCGGGTGTTCGTCGGCGGCAGCCTGGCACTGATGATCACCTTCTGGGCTTTCTACAGCACCGTGGGGACCCACCCCGAGTGGCTGTTCCCGCTCTATGCCCTGAGTGGCCTGTTCGTCGGCACCATCGGCGCCGTGCCTTACGTGATGGTCAAGGCGTTCCCGGCAGTGGTGCGTTTCAGCGGTCTGTCGTTCTCCTATAACCTGGCCTACGCGATCTTCGGCGGCCTGACGCCGATGGTGGTCACCCTGCTGCTCAAGGAGAGCCCGATGGGCCCGGCGTATTATGTTGCAATAATTTGCAGCGTCGGCGTGCTGGTGGGTGGCTATCTCTGGTCGAAGCGCCGCTAA
- a CDS encoding phosphate ABC transporter substrate-binding protein PstS: protein MKLKRLMAAMTFVAAGVATAHAVAAGVDPSIPAYTKVQGVSGNLSSVGSDTLANLMTLWAENYKKEYPNVNIQIQAAGSATAPPALTEGTSNLGPMSRKMKDTELAAFEQKYGYKPTAIPVAVDALAVFVHKDNPIQHLTMEQVDAIFSSTRLCGAKADVKTWGDLGVTGDLANKPVQLFGRNSVSGTYGYFKEEALCKGDYKPNVNEQPGSASVVQSISSSLNGIGYSGIGYKTASVKTVALAKKGSTDFIEDSEENALNGKYPLSRFLYVYVNKAPNKPLAPLEAEFVKLVLSKQGQEVVVKDGYIPLPAKVAAKALADLGLSEGAKK from the coding sequence ATGAAACTGAAACGTTTGATGGCGGCAATGACTTTTGTCGCTGCTGGCGTCGCGACTGCCCACGCGGTGGCCGCTGGTGTAGACCCGTCCATTCCCGCCTATACCAAGGTACAAGGCGTGTCGGGCAACCTGTCCAGCGTCGGTTCCGATACCCTGGCAAACCTCATGACCCTGTGGGCTGAGAACTACAAGAAAGAATACCCGAACGTGAACATTCAGATTCAGGCCGCCGGTTCCGCTACCGCGCCGCCCGCTCTGACTGAAGGCACGTCGAACCTGGGCCCGATGAGCCGCAAGATGAAGGACACCGAACTGGCTGCCTTCGAGCAGAAGTACGGCTACAAGCCGACCGCTATCCCGGTCGCTGTCGATGCCCTGGCGGTATTCGTGCACAAGGACAACCCGATCCAGCACCTGACCATGGAACAGGTTGATGCGATTTTCTCGTCGACTCGTCTGTGTGGCGCCAAGGCCGACGTCAAGACCTGGGGTGACCTGGGCGTGACCGGCGACCTGGCCAACAAGCCGGTTCAGCTGTTCGGTCGTAACTCGGTATCCGGCACCTACGGCTACTTCAAGGAAGAAGCCCTGTGCAAAGGCGACTACAAGCCTAACGTGAACGAGCAGCCAGGTTCGGCTTCCGTCGTGCAGTCCATCAGCTCCTCGCTGAACGGTATCGGCTACTCGGGTATCGGCTACAAGACCGCCAGCGTGAAAACCGTTGCCCTGGCCAAGAAAGGCAGCACCGACTTCATCGAAGACAGCGAAGAAAACGCACTGAACGGCAAATACCCGCTGTCGCGTTTCCTCTACGTCTACGTCAACAAGGCCCCGAACAAGCCTCTGGCCCCGCTGGAAGCCGAGTTCGTGAAGCTGGTTCTGTCCAAGCAGGGTCAGGAAGTGGTTGTGAAAGACGGCTACATCCCGCTGCCAGCCAAGGTTGCCGCCAAGGCACTGGCTGATCTGGGCCTGAGCGAAGGCGCCAAGAAGTAA
- a CDS encoding ABC transporter permease subunit, with amino-acid sequence MRDAGKPLMISLEEQNQVGMRVSDQGQVLFFAVDGATELSRVSLPIPPGTQVTSISKDQPGVPLVIVGLSNGQALVFRHSYKVTYPDGKKTINPAIEYPYGETPITLDAQGHPLEHVNLNASDSTLIAAGSSGAQLYVLALTKEENMMTGEVTSEQKSIDLPQMTEPVKAIYIDPRQQWLYVINGRAQADVFSLRDKSLNGRYKLLDDANTEVTASAQLVGGISLIIGDSKGGLGQWFMARDPDGEQRLKPIRSFQMGTTPIIEITAEERRKGFVALDASGKLGVFHSTAHRTLLVEQVVDGPGLFGLSPRANRVIVEQAGKIQPLVLDNPHPEVSWSALWSKVWYENYDAPKYVWQSTAANTDFEPKLSLSPLTFGTLKAAFYAMLLAAPLAIAAAIYTAYFMAPGMRRKVKPVIELMEAMPTVILGFFAGLFLAPYVEGHLPGIFSLLLLLPIGILVAGFAWSRLPESLRLRVPDGWESAILIPVILFVGWLSLFMSPHLESWFFGGDMRLWISHDLGITYDQRNALVVGLAMGFAVIPNIYSIAEDAVFSVPRSLTLGSLALGATPWQTMTRVVILTASPGIFSALMIGMGRAVGETMIVLMATGNTPVMEMNLFEGLRTLAANVAVEMPESEVGGSHYRVLFLSALVLLLFTFIMNTLAELIRQRLRKKYSSL; translated from the coding sequence ATGCGCGATGCCGGCAAGCCGCTGATGATCTCCCTGGAAGAGCAGAACCAGGTGGGCATGCGTGTCTCCGACCAGGGACAGGTACTGTTCTTCGCCGTTGACGGCGCCACCGAGCTGTCGCGGGTGAGCCTGCCGATTCCGCCCGGAACCCAGGTCACGTCCATCAGCAAGGACCAGCCGGGCGTCCCGCTGGTGATTGTCGGCCTGTCCAATGGCCAGGCGCTGGTGTTCCGTCACAGCTACAAAGTGACCTACCCGGATGGCAAGAAGACCATCAATCCGGCGATCGAGTACCCTTACGGCGAAACGCCGATCACCCTGGATGCACAAGGGCACCCCCTTGAGCATGTGAACCTCAACGCCAGCGATTCGACGTTGATCGCCGCGGGTTCCAGTGGTGCGCAGCTGTACGTGCTGGCGTTGACCAAGGAAGAGAACATGATGACCGGCGAGGTCACCAGCGAGCAGAAGAGTATCGATCTGCCGCAGATGACCGAGCCGGTGAAGGCGATCTATATCGATCCCCGCCAGCAGTGGCTGTACGTGATCAACGGGCGTGCCCAGGCCGATGTGTTCAGCCTGCGCGACAAGAGCCTGAACGGTCGCTACAAGCTGCTCGATGATGCCAATACCGAAGTGACTGCCAGTGCACAACTGGTCGGCGGTATTTCGCTGATCATCGGTGACTCCAAGGGCGGCCTGGGCCAGTGGTTCATGGCTCGCGATCCGGATGGCGAACAACGCCTGAAACCGATCCGCAGCTTCCAGATGGGCACCACGCCGATCATCGAGATCACGGCCGAAGAGCGTCGCAAGGGCTTCGTCGCCCTGGATGCCTCGGGCAAGCTCGGAGTGTTCCACAGTACCGCACACCGTACCCTGCTGGTGGAGCAGGTGGTCGACGGCCCGGGCCTGTTCGGTCTGTCGCCACGGGCCAACCGGGTGATCGTCGAGCAGGCTGGCAAGATCCAGCCGCTAGTGCTCGATAACCCGCACCCGGAAGTGTCCTGGAGCGCGTTGTGGAGCAAGGTCTGGTACGAGAACTACGACGCGCCCAAGTACGTCTGGCAATCGACCGCCGCCAACACCGACTTCGAGCCCAAGCTGAGCCTGTCGCCCCTGACCTTCGGTACCCTGAAGGCGGCGTTCTACGCCATGCTGCTGGCAGCACCGCTGGCGATTGCCGCGGCGATCTACACCGCCTACTTCATGGCCCCGGGTATGCGCCGCAAGGTCAAGCCGGTGATCGAACTGATGGAGGCGATGCCGACGGTGATCCTCGGCTTCTTCGCCGGCCTGTTCCTGGCGCCGTATGTCGAAGGGCACCTGCCGGGGATCTTCAGCCTGCTGCTGTTGCTGCCGATCGGTATCCTGGTCGCCGGTTTCGCCTGGAGCCGCCTGCCCGAGTCGCTGCGCCTGCGGGTGCCGGACGGCTGGGAAAGCGCGATCCTGATCCCGGTGATCCTGTTCGTCGGCTGGCTCTCGCTGTTCATGAGCCCGCACCTGGAATCGTGGTTCTTCGGCGGCGACATGCGCCTGTGGATCTCCCACGACCTGGGCATCACCTACGACCAGCGCAATGCCCTGGTGGTTGGCCTGGCCATGGGCTTCGCGGTCATCCCGAACATCTATTCGATCGCCGAAGACGCCGTATTCAGCGTGCCGCGCAGCCTGACCCTGGGCTCCCTGGCCCTGGGCGCCACGCCTTGGCAGACCATGACGCGGGTGGTGATCCTCACCGCCAGCCCGGGCATCTTCTCGGCGCTGATGATCGGCATGGGCCGCGCCGTTGGCGAGACCATGATCGTGCTGATGGCCACCGGCAACACCCCGGTCATGGAGATGAACCTGTTCGAGGGCCTGCGCACCCTGGCGGCGAACGTCGCGGTGGAGATGCCGGAGTCGGAGGTGGGTGGTAGTCACTACCGTGTGCTGTTCCTCTCGGCACTGGTGCTGCTGCTGTTCACGTTCATCATGAACACCCTCGCGGAACTGATTCGTCAGCGTCTGCGCAAGAAATACTCGTCGCTTTAA